In Nostoc sp. UHCC 0926, a single genomic region encodes these proteins:
- a CDS encoding DUF2231 domain-containing protein, with translation METTETTQTNSTPFPNIPPVIESNDSEYLDSGVPSTVAIAGHPLHPLSVTFPIAFLAAALGSDIGYWLTSDFFWAKASLWLIGLGLAGGVLASAIGLSDFFRIERVRKRSAGWAHLILNVSLIVLSLVNFLLRLGDAESRILPWGLVLSLIVGTLVSISGWFGAELSYRHKIGVVGAGSRRYP, from the coding sequence ATGGAAACTACAGAAACAACGCAAACAAATTCAACACCTTTCCCAAATATTCCACCAGTTATTGAAAGTAACGACAGTGAGTATCTTGATAGCGGCGTACCCAGTACAGTTGCGATCGCAGGACATCCCCTACATCCCCTGAGTGTGACCTTTCCCATCGCCTTTTTAGCCGCCGCCTTGGGAAGCGATATCGGCTACTGGTTAACTAGTGATTTCTTCTGGGCTAAAGCTTCACTATGGTTAATCGGACTAGGATTAGCTGGAGGCGTCCTTGCATCAGCGATCGGCCTGAGCGACTTTTTTAGAATTGAACGAGTTCGCAAGCGCAGCGCAGGTTGGGCGCATTTAATACTTAACGTTTCTCTAATAGTTTTAAGTCTAGTTAATTTCCTTCTGCGCTTGGGCGACGCTGAATCCCGAATACTACCTTGGGGACTGGTTCTCTCGCTCATTGTCGGTACGCTGGTTAGTATTTCCGGCTGGTTCGGTGCGGAACTCTCCTATCGCCACAAAATCGGTGTTGTGGGTGCCGGTAGTAGAAGATATCCGTAA
- a CDS encoding LmeA family phospholipid-binding protein, which yields MADSPGLGEQALNKAAEIGLSSQLDEVENLDVNIQTDPLKLVQGEVDAVTIEAEGLVMQKDLRMEDFEMQMTSVAINPLSVAFGKIELTKPTEAKAQVVLSEVDINRAFNSEYVRSQLQSQKIHVNGQLTTIEPQHVDFRLPGDGKVALNATIKLVETGENQQVAFSAVPQISANGKTVSLENVEYGESEEISPELTKALVEQTSELLNLSNFDLEGMSLQVNQLKVEVGKLTLQAEAYVEQIPYGQ from the coding sequence ATGGCAGACAGTCCTGGATTAGGAGAGCAGGCGCTAAATAAAGCGGCAGAAATAGGATTATCTAGCCAATTAGATGAAGTAGAAAATTTAGATGTAAACATCCAAACAGACCCGCTGAAACTAGTTCAGGGAGAGGTGGATGCAGTCACGATTGAAGCTGAAGGTTTGGTAATGCAGAAAGACCTCCGCATGGAGGACTTTGAAATGCAAATGACTAGTGTTGCCATTAATCCTCTGAGTGTGGCTTTTGGCAAAATTGAACTCACTAAACCTACTGAAGCTAAGGCACAAGTTGTGTTAAGCGAGGTTGATATTAATCGCGCCTTCAACTCAGAATATGTGCGATCGCAACTGCAAAGTCAAAAAATCCATGTTAACGGGCAACTGACGACTATTGAGCCTCAACATGTAGATTTTCGACTACCCGGTGATGGGAAAGTAGCACTAAATGCCACTATCAAATTAGTAGAAACAGGTGAAAATCAGCAAGTTGCTTTTTCCGCAGTACCCCAGATTAGTGCTAATGGAAAAACTGTTTCTCTGGAAAATGTCGAATATGGCGAAAGTGAGGAAATATCGCCAGAGTTGACAAAGGCTTTGGTAGAGCAAACTAGCGAACTTTTAAATTTGAGTAACTTTGATTTAGAAGGAATGAGTCTGCAAGTTAACCAACTAAAAGTAGAAGTAGGTAAACTAACTCTGCAAGCTGAAGCTTATGTTGAACAAATTCCTTATGGTCAATAA
- a CDS encoding Uma2 family endonuclease gives MTNLAPDFVIEIRSKNDSLAKLKAKIEEYIVNDVQLGWLIDSKNQQALVSRRDGSITQYPATVILSGEDVVPGFMLALKKLL, from the coding sequence TTGACTAATTTAGCACCCGACTTTGTAATTGAAATTCGTTCTAAAAATGATAGTTTGGCAAAACTCAAAGCCAAGATAGAAGAATATATTGTTAATGATGTTCAATTAGGATGGTTAATTGATAGTAAAAATCAACAAGCTTTAGTTTCTCGCCGGGATGGATCAATTACTCAATATCCGGCTACGGTAATATTAAGCGGTGAAGATGTTGTACCTGGGTTTATGTTGGCTTTGAAAAAATTATTGTAA
- a CDS encoding RNA-guided endonuclease InsQ/TnpB family protein, which translates to MKRTISIPVKLPDERFLNLMNQCASIFNAHIDWAIENKTFNKNKAHKDLYTLLRLQYPSVPSALLQTVRDSALEAIKATKFKRVPRKKPTSGLRYDKRTMTLRGHQITLSCIGKRVKLVLEIPDYFKQIFETWEFCGATLTYSKHSKQFWVRLVFESNNPQEISGKIQGIDRGLYHQAVTSDGQFFSSSQIRSTQRRYLFNRRKLQQKGTRSSKRRLKAMSGREKRFMKDTNHCVSKKLANQPDIAVFVLEDLSSIRTQRRGKKMNKWLGSWAFYQQEQFLAYKAEALGKKVVHLDPRYTSQKCNVCKHIKRTNRHKSKFHCRNCGHQTHADLNASRNVRDDYILSSTHGTEEQGSVNTLHVSGNSVS; encoded by the coding sequence ATGAAACGCACTATCTCCATCCCAGTCAAATTACCTGATGAAAGGTTTTTAAATCTGATGAATCAGTGTGCATCAATATTTAATGCACATATTGACTGGGCGATAGAGAACAAAACTTTTAACAAAAACAAGGCACACAAAGATTTGTACACCCTACTACGGCTACAGTATCCAAGTGTGCCTTCTGCTTTGTTACAAACAGTTCGGGATAGCGCGCTAGAGGCAATAAAAGCCACTAAATTTAAGCGTGTTCCCAGAAAAAAACCAACATCGGGGTTGAGATATGACAAGCGCACAATGACATTGCGTGGTCATCAGATAACTTTGTCCTGTATTGGTAAACGAGTTAAATTAGTCCTTGAAATTCCTGATTACTTCAAACAAATTTTTGAGACTTGGGAATTTTGCGGCGCAACGTTAACTTACTCAAAACATTCAAAACAGTTCTGGGTTCGACTGGTTTTTGAGTCAAATAACCCTCAAGAAATTAGCGGAAAAATTCAGGGAATTGACCGAGGACTTTACCATCAAGCGGTAACTTCTGATGGACAATTCTTCTCAAGTTCCCAAATTAGAAGTACTCAAAGACGTTACTTATTCAATCGTCGTAAGCTCCAACAAAAAGGCACTCGCAGTTCTAAACGTCGCCTCAAAGCAATGTCTGGACGCGAGAAGCGGTTCATGAAGGACACGAATCATTGTGTAAGTAAAAAGCTAGCTAACCAACCAGATATAGCGGTTTTTGTACTTGAAGACTTGTCCAGCATTCGCACCCAGCGACGCGGCAAGAAAATGAATAAATGGTTGGGTAGCTGGGCGTTTTACCAGCAAGAACAGTTTTTAGCTTACAAGGCAGAAGCTTTAGGGAAAAAAGTAGTACATCTTGACCCTCGGTATACCTCCCAAAAGTGCAATGTTTGCAAACATATTAAGAGAACAAATCGCCATAAGTCTAAGTTCCATTGCCGGAACTGTGGACATCAGACTCACGCCGATCTTAATGCATCTAGAAATGTCCGTGATGATTATATTCTCTCCTCTACCCACGGGACGGAGGAGCAAGGGTCAGTCAATACCCTACATGTTTCGGGAAATTCTGTTTCCTAG
- the tnpA gene encoding IS200/IS605 family transposase: MKILSSSHAKHCLGYHIIFCPKYRNQVLEGAIEIELKRIIGETCQTYGWTLHAIEIIPDHVHVFVQADHTTAPVEIAKTMKSISAVYIFSTFKDLKKRRFWGSGLWSDGTFYSSVGGASEEAVKQYIATQKQRG, from the coding sequence ATGAAAATATTGTCATCATCCCACGCCAAACACTGCCTTGGCTACCACATTATATTCTGCCCAAAATACCGTAATCAGGTGCTTGAGGGAGCAATAGAAATAGAACTAAAACGAATCATTGGTGAAACTTGCCAGACCTACGGATGGACACTTCACGCGATTGAAATCATACCTGACCATGTTCATGTGTTTGTGCAAGCAGACCACACCACAGCACCAGTAGAGATTGCTAAAACAATGAAATCAATCTCTGCCGTGTATATATTCAGTACATTCAAGGATTTGAAAAAGCGTAGATTTTGGGGATCTGGCTTGTGGAGCGACGGGACGTTTTACTCGTCTGTAGGTGGTGCGTCGGAAGAGGCAGTTAAACAATATATTGCAACCCAGAAGCAACGCGGATAG
- a CDS encoding Uma2 family endonuclease: MTSEKITVQSLYTVTDEELMLMSSQNPELRFERNANGTLETMPPTGGISGNREIKAGAYLLNWVENQDLGEVFSSSTGFRLVNTAVRASDAAFVAKGRLPEGWDEEEDKFIDRV; encoded by the coding sequence ATGACCAGCGAAAAAATAACGGTGCAGTCTTTATATACTGTCACTGATGAAGAATTAATGCTGATGAGTTCGCAAAACCCAGAACTGCGGTTTGAACGCAATGCTAATGGAACGTTAGAAACTATGCCCCCAACTGGTGGAATTTCTGGTAATCGAGAAATAAAAGCAGGAGCCTATTTGTTGAATTGGGTAGAAAATCAGGATTTAGGTGAAGTTTTTAGCTCAAGTACAGGTTTTAGATTAGTAAATACTGCTGTTAGAGCATCTGATGCTGCTTTTGTGGCTAAAGGACGTTTGCCAGAAGGTTGGGATGAAGAAGAAGACAAATTTATTGATCGTGTGTAA
- a CDS encoding HD domain-containing protein — protein MLSERFTAALTYATQLHANQVRKGSGVPYVAHLLGVTSIALEYGANEDEAIAALLHDAIEDQGGAATREEIRRRFGDNVTAIVDACTDADTTPKPPWRQRKEAYIAHIPTASPSVLLVSLADKLYNAQSILKDYRVLGESVWERFQGRKEGTLWYYRALVDTFRKTETTIIIEELERVVAEIEVLASN, from the coding sequence ATGCTCTCAGAACGTTTTACCGCAGCCCTCACCTACGCTACCCAACTGCACGCTAACCAAGTTCGTAAAGGTTCAGGTGTTCCCTACGTTGCCCATTTATTAGGTGTCACCAGTATTGCTTTAGAATACGGGGCAAATGAAGATGAAGCGATCGCAGCCCTCTTACACGATGCGATCGAAGACCAAGGTGGGGCCGCAACACGGGAAGAAATTCGCCGCCGCTTTGGTGACAATGTAACAGCAATTGTAGATGCTTGTACTGACGCTGATACAACTCCAAAACCCCCTTGGCGACAGCGCAAGGAGGCATACATTGCTCATATTCCTACCGCTTCTCCATCAGTACTGCTCGTGTCATTAGCAGATAAACTTTATAACGCCCAGTCTATTCTCAAAGATTATCGCGTTTTGGGCGAATCAGTTTGGGAACGTTTTCAGGGGCGTAAAGAAGGAACTCTTTGGTATTATCGGGCGCTTGTGGATACCTTCAGGAAGACTGAAACCACTATAATCATTGAGGAATTAGAACGCGTCGTTGCAGAAATTGAGGTATTAGCATCTAATTGA